In a single window of the Gossypium hirsutum isolate 1008001.06 chromosome A13, Gossypium_hirsutum_v2.1, whole genome shotgun sequence genome:
- the LOC121212208 gene encoding ferredoxin--nitrite reductase, chloroplastic translates to MFLGSFLQPKLTLNIIEESPHRKKKKKKTLPLALKVPFIPLQKCPNSDIPSLIFPPPQFHQFQASFQTTKPHMSSLSVRFFAPQQPLLPSTASSFKPKTWVMAAPTTAPATSVDVDGGRLEPRVEEREGYFVLKEKFRDGINPQEKIKIEKDPLKLFMEAGIDELAKMSFEDLDKAKATKDDIDVRLKWLGLFHRRKHQYGRFMMRLKLPNGVTTSAQTRYLASVIRKYGKEGCADVTTRQNWQIRGAVLPDVPEILKGLDEVGLTSLQSGMDNVRNPVGNPLAGIDPEEIVDTRPYTNLLSQFITANSRGNPAVANLPRKWNVCVVGSHDLYEHPHINDLAYMPATKNGRFGFNLLVGGFFSAKRCDEAIPLDAWVSADDVIPLCKAVLEAYRDLGYRGNRQKTRMMWLIDELGIEVFRSEVAKRMPQKELERASDEGLVQKQWERRDYLGVHPQKQEGFSYIGIHIPVGRVQADDMDELARLADMYGSGELRLTVEQNIIIPNVENSKLEALPNEPLLKDRFSPQPSILMKGLVACTGNQFCGQAIIETKARALKVTEEVERLVSVSRPVRMHWTGCPNTCGQVQVADIGFMGCMARDENGKPCEGADIFLGGRIGSDSHLGELYKKGVPCKNLVPVVADILVEHFGAVPRQREEAED, encoded by the exons ATGTTTCTCGGTTCTTTCTTACAACCCAAGCTGACCCTTAACATCATCGAAGAGTCCCcccaccgaaagaaaaaaaaaaaaaaaaccctcccCCTTGCTCTTAAAGTCCCCTTCATTCCATTACAAAAATGTCCGAACTCTGATATCCCTTCACTTATCTTTCCACCACCACAATTCCACCAGTTCCAAGCTTCTTTTCAAACAACAAAACCCCACATGTCTTCCTTGTCGGTCCGTTTCTTTGCTCCACAACAGCCGTTACTGCCGTCCACAGCTTCCTCTTTCAAGCCCAAAACATGGGTTATGGCAGCTCCCACGACGGCGCCGGCGACTTCGGTGGATGTCGACGGGGGGAGGTTGGAACCCCGAGTTGAAGAACGAGAGGGGTACTTCGTGTTGAAAGAGAAGTTCAGAGATGGCATCAACCCTCAGGAGAAAATAAAGATCGAGAAAGACCCTTTGAAGCTTTTCATGGAAGCTGGGATTGATGAACTCGCTAAGATGTCGTTCGAGGATCTTGATAAAGCTAAGGCTACAAAGGACGACATTGATGTTAGACTTAAATGGCTCGGCTTGTTCCATAGGAGAAAACATCAAT ATGGGAGATTTATGATGAGACTAAAACTACCAAATGGTGTAACAACAAGTGCACAAACACGGTACTTAGCCAGTGTGATAAGGAAATACGGCAAAGAAGGGTGTGCCGATGTTACGACAAGGCAAAACTGGCAAATCCGTGGAGCGGTGTTGCCTGATGTGCCTGAAATACTTAAGGGTCTCGACGAAGTAGGCTTGACGAGCCTACAGAGTGGCATGGACAATGTGAGGAACCCTGTCGGTAATCCTCTTGCCGGCATCGACCCCGAAGAGATTGTCGATACTCGACCTTATACCAACTTGTTATCTCAGTTCATCACCGCCAATTCCCGCGGCAATCCGGCTGTTGCCAACTT GCCTAGGAAATGGAATGTCTGTGTCGTGGGGTCTCATGATCTTTATGAACATCCCCATATCAATGATCTCGCTTACATGCCGGCGACGAAAAACGGACGATTTGGGTTTAATTTGCTGGTTGGTGGGTTCTTTAGTGCCAAGAGATGTGATGAGGCCATTCCTCTTGATGCTTGGGTCTCAGCTGATGATGTGATCCCATTGTGCAAAGCTGTGTTAGAAGCCTATAGGGATCTTGGATACCGGGGCAATAGGCAAAAGACTAGAATGATGTGGCTGATTGATGAACTG GGGATTGAAGTGTTCAGATCAGAGGTAGCCAAAAGAATGCCTCAGAAAGAGTTGGAGAGAGCATCTGATGAAGGTTTGGTTCAAAAGCAATGGGAAAGGAGAGACTACCTCGGTGTCCATCCGCAAAAGCAAGAAGGTTTCAGCTACATTGGCATTCACATCCCAGTCGGTCGCGTCCAAGCTGACGACATGGACGAACTAGCCCGGTTAGCCGACATGTATGGCTCGGGCGAACTCAGACTCACTGTGGAGCAAAACATCATAATCCCCAACGTTGAGAACTCGAAACTAGAAGCATTACCCAACGAGCCTCTATTGAAAGATCGGTTTTCACCCCAACCAAGTATTCTCATGAAAGGGCTAGTAGCTTGTACTGGTAACCAGTTTTGCGGACAAGCCATTATTGAAACAAAAGCTAGAGCCTTGAAGGTGACGGAAGAGGTTGAAAGGCTAGTGTCGGTGAGCCGGCCGGTGAGGATGCATTGGACCGGTTGCCCGAACACGTGTGGTCAAGTCCAAGTGGCGGATATAGGTTTCATGGGGTGCATGGCAAGGGATGAGAATGGGAAACCATGTGAAGGGGCAGACATATTCTTGGGAGGGAGAATTGGGAGTGACTCGCATTTAGGAGAGCTTTATAAGAAGGGTGTCCCTTGTAAGAACTTGGTACCCGTAGTTGCTGACATTTTGGTGGAACACTTTGGAGCTGTCCCTAGGCAAAGGGAAGAAGCGGAAGATTGA